In a genomic window of Anoplopoma fimbria isolate UVic2021 breed Golden Eagle Sablefish chromosome 6, Afim_UVic_2022, whole genome shotgun sequence:
- the rgs17 gene encoding regulator of G-protein signaling 17, with protein MPRSVSGVEMRKRQAAHIEAPPQAPGQPRPNTCCLCWCGCCKCLWNEDRLERSERQTCTKMDSIEAADEQHPSLDEVLSWARSFEMMLRSLEGREVFQEFLRSEYSEDNLLFWLACEELKKETDPVVVEDKSRIIYEDYVSILSPKEVSLDSRVREGINQTLTEPSNLMYEEAQFQIYTLMHRDSYPRFLNSSVYRDLLANRRRTCLDP; from the exons CCCCGTAGTGTGAGTGGAGTGGAGATGAGAAAAAGGCAGGCGGCGCACATCGAGGCCCCCCCCCAGGCCCCCGGACAACCCCGACCCAAcacctgctgcctctgctggTGCGGCTGCTGCAAGTGTCTCTG GAATGAAGACAGGTTGGAGAGGAGTGAACGACAGACCTGCACCAAGATGGACAGTATTGAAGCTGCGGATGAACA ACACCCCAGTCTAGACGAGGTGCTGTCGTGGGCACGGAGCTTTGAGATGATGCTGCGCTCGCTGGAGGGCCGGGAGGTCTTCCAGGAGTTCCTGCGCTCGGAGTACAGCGAGGACAACCTGCTTTTCTGGTTGGCCTGCGAGGAGCTGAAAAAGGAGACGGATCCCGTGGTGGTGGAGGACAAGTCCAGGATCATATACGAAGACTACGTGTCCATATTATCACCCAAAGAG GTGAGTCTGGACTCGCGGGTCAGAGAAGGAATAAACCAGACCCTGACGGAGCCCAGCAACCTGATGTACGAGGAGGCCCAGTTCCAGATCTACACCCTCATGCACCGTGATTCCTACCCACGTTTCCTCAACTCCTCCGTTTACAGAGACCTCCTGGCCAACAGGAGGCGCACCTGCCTCGACCCCTAG